A window of Deltaproteobacteria bacterium genomic DNA:
GCACACACTTGGCCTATATCGAACCAACTCCAACAAGGTGGGGTTCCGCTATGGCCAGGTTTCTAACTTACGACCTCAACCCAACGCACTACCCTGACATAATCGCGTTGCTGTTAACATGACATATTGACGTTGCCACGACAGGTAAAGTCGACGTTGTGTTGAACAGCGTTGAAAAAGATCAAATCGCATTGACGCTGGCTAACTATCAATGTTAATCCTCGCGCCATGTCGATGGCCGGGAGCGTGCTTATGAGACGCCAACTATTGCTTACTGGATTATCGTTGCTTTTACTGGCAAGCCGGATCGTCCACGCGCAGCCGCTGATCGACGGCGCCAAGAAAGAAGGCCAAGTGGTCTTCTACGCGTCCATGGAAGCGGTCTCGGCGCAACGCATCGTCGCCTCCTTTGAAAAGAAATATCCGTTTATCAAAGTCGACGCCACGCGAATCGGTTCGGAACGCATGGCGACCCGGCTGGTCGCCGAAGCCCAGGCGCGCAAAGTGCGCGCCGATGTCGTGCAACAATCGGCGTTCGATTTTTACGGCGTCTTGCAGAAAGGAATCTTTGAGAGCTACTTTTCTCCCGAGCGCGCCGCTTTTCCGCCGGAGTATCGTGACGACAAAGGTTTTTGGATGATGCCCGCCTCGACGCTCAACGTCATCGCCTACAATAAAAAAATGGTCGCCCCGGCCGATGTGCCGAAAAGTTTTTTCGATCTGACCGAACCGCGCTGGAAAGGTCAATTGTTGATGGACGACAACGAGAGCAAGTGGATGGCCGGCATGATCCAGTATTATGGCGAAGTTAAGGCGATGGACTTGCTGCGCAAGCTCGCTGGGCAAGACATCCAATTCCGCGTCGGTCACTCGTTACTGCAAACCCTGCTCGCCGCCGGCGAACGCGCCGTCGTGGTCGTGGCCTTCGCCAACGGCGTCGACCGTTTGAAAAAAGAAGGCGCGCCCATCGAATGGATCGCCGCTGAACCAGTCATCGGCCTGACCTTTGGCATGGCCGTGGTCAAAGACGCGCCCCATCCCAACGCGGGAAGGCTGCTCAACGATTACCTGCTTTCGCGCGAGGGCCAGGAGGTGATCGCCACCGCCGGCTATCACGTGCCGCGCGCCGATGTCGCTTCGCCTATCCTCAAAGAAGCGCCAGCCAAAACCAAAGTCATACCGCTGCCCATGAGCATGGCGCCGCGCTACAACGAATACTTTCAGACCTACCGCAAGGTGATGGGGTTGAAGTGAGTTTTTAGTTTTGAGTTTTTAGTGATTAGTTATCGGAGGCCGGTCAACTAAAAACTAAACACTCAAAACTAAAAACTTGCGTCGACCATCAACCAAGGAAAACGATATGACTTACCAATCTGAAAAAGGCAATTTCACCATCGCTCTGGCGGGCGATACGATGCTAACGCGCAAGCTCATGCCGTTCAAAGAAGAGAAGTTTCTCCAGCTGCGGGACATTTTTCGCGGCGCCGATGCCAGCTTCGCCAATCTTGAAGGCACGATACATACATGGGACGAAGGCACGCCGGGAATTACCCAGGGCACCTTCATGACGACGGATCCGAAGCTGCTCGAAGACCTGCAATGGCTCGGCATCAACTTGATTTGCTGCGCCAACAATCACGCCTTCGATTACGGCGAAGACGGCGTGCTGGCGAATCTCAAACATCTCGACGCCGCGGGCATGGTTCACGCCGGTAGCGGCAAAAATCTCGCCGAAGCGCGCGCGCCCGGCTATCTCGACACCCCTAACGGCCGCGTTGCCTTGGTCGCCGCCACCGCGACCTTTCGCCCCTGGAATCAAGCCGGCGAACAGCGACCCGACCTGCGCGGCCGGCCGGGCATCAATCCATTGGGTTTCCAAACCACCCACTACGTCGACGCCGCGGCCTTCGAACAATTGCAACGCATCAGCCGTCAACTGGGCTTTGAAAAAAGCACCGAGCGCGCGCGCAAACATTTTTACAGCGACAAAGAGCTGTCTAGCGCCAACACCAATGAGCTGACCTTGCTCGGCAATCGCTACGTCTTAGGCGAAGGCTTCGCGATTGCGACCGAAGCGAGCGAACGCGACCTGCAAGACAACTTACGCTGGATCGGCGAAGCGCGCCGCCAAGCCGACTGGGTGGTGGTCAGCGTCCACTGCCACGAGTTCGGCGGCCCAAGTTTGCTAACCGCCAGCACCCGCGCGGAACTGGAAGAGTGCGCCGACTTCGTCACCAAATTCGCCCATCAAGCGATCGACGCCGGCGCCGATATCTTCGTCAGCCACGGCCCGCACTTTCCCCTGGGCATTGAAATCTACAAAGGCAAGCCGATTTTCTACAGCGTCGGCAATTTGATTTTCCAAAACGAAACCGTCGGCTTTTTTCCTTCCGACGCCTACGAGCGTTTCGATCTCGACCTCAAAGCCACCTCGGCCGATTTTCTCGACGCCAGAACCAACGGCGGCAAGAAAGGCCACCCCAGCGATCCCGCCTACTGGGAAAATATGTTCGCCGTCTGCGAGTTCAATAGCAACAAACTAAGAGAAATCCGCATCCACCCCATCGACCAAGGCTTCGGCCGACCAAGACCGCAGCGCGGCCGGCCAGTGCTCGCCGAAGGCGAGGTCGCCAACCGCGTGATCGAACGGGTGAGCAAACTATCGGAGCGCTACGGAACCAAGATTGTAAAGAGAGGCAATGTTGGAGTAATCAATCTATGATCCAGAACTCGTAGGATGGGTGGAGCGCAGCGATACCCATCGCGTCGTTTCAGAACGATAGTCATCAATGGTTAATCACGCTCCATACGCTCAAAGTTGACGGTACAACTGATAATAGCATGGCATCGACTAATGACGACCCACCCATGCCAACAGCGAAAACCGTCTGTTCGTTCTGCGGCAAAAATCAGGATCACGTGCACACTATCATCGCCGGGCCGAAAGTTAATATTTGTGATGAATGCATAGATATTTGCGCTGACATCTTGGAGAAGTCTAGGCGAGATACGTCAGTCAATGCCCGTGGACGGAATCAAGAGTCGCCTCCTTGGTGGCCTATTGATCGCTGGGCTAGAAGAAAAAGTGGTTTACCTGCGGTCGCAACAGATCGCCCACAAACTACAGAACAAATTGCTGCCAAATTTTGCGCTCTCTGTGATGAGCCGGTGCCGCTCGCGGACGTTTTCTTGGTGCGGGACCGATGGTTCATGTGTCCAACATGCGTCGAGGCCGTGCGTGCGCTTGTCTTAGGTGAAACAACGGAAGAGTCGGCAAGCGCTTGGATTGCTCAAGCGGAGGATGACCTCGCCGCAGCCCGCACGATAGCGGATAAAGGAGATTGGGGTTACGCTTTATTTTTTTGCCACGAAACTATCGAGAAATCTCTCAAAGGCTTCCTAGCAAAGTCGAGAACATCGCATGCCCGTGCGACTCACTCGGTGTATACGTTGTTAAAGTGGGCGGCCGAAGCAGACGCAATGTTCGGCGGATTTGGTCCCGAGACCTGGAGTCTCGACACTTGTTACTATCTGACACGATATCCGGTCGGCGACCCGCCGAAGCGGTCCAAGGAGTTTTTCAATAACCCAGCGGAAGGCAGCGCGGCGATCCAGACTGCCGAAGCAGTCCTTGCTCTTAGCAAGGAGTTGGTAAGTAATTTTTCAACGGTGAAGAACGCAACCTAAACGCACCGGTATACAAAGCATCCCCCCGCTCATCCTACTTTCTAAAATCTGCAATTTGAAATTTGAAATGGCGCAGCCTAAAGCCCCTGCGCCGCTGCATTCCGTCCGGCCAAGCGCGAGAAGACGACATTGCGCGTCTGTCCGGTGCACGACGGATAGTTGTGAAAGAACAGTCCGACAATATCGCCGGAGGCGAACAGGCCGCGGATCGGATTGCCGGAAGTATTTAACACCTGCGCCTGCGTATTGATCTGCAGTCCCCCGAAAGTAAACGTCACGCCGCCGGTGATTGAAAACGCCCAGTAAGGCGGCTTGTCTATGGGACTCGCCCAATGGGATTTTTTTGGCGTGATGCCTTCGGTGCATTTGCCGTCGAGCTTGGTCGGATCGAAGACCACGTCCTTGCGCGACGCGTTGTTGAATTCCGTGACTGTGTGTTTGAGCACGGTCGGCTCGATGCCGATCTTGCCGGCCAACTCGTCAATTGAGTTTGCCTCAATCGGCGTGGAAAATTCGTAGCGCGTGCCGAGCAGAGGAATCGTTGTCTGATCGTAGATCTGATAGGCCAGCGCGCCCGGCTGAGCGAGCACGGCCCAACCGGTTTTCGCATAAGTGTAAGAATGGCGCGCTTCGCCTTCGTCGAAAAAGCGCTGACCCAATGTGTTGACCGTGATGCCGTACGGATAACCGTAGCGATTGGCTTTGCTGCCGATCTCGACATCGGGATAAGTCGAATCGATCGGCGTCGCGTGGGCGCCTTGCCAATGGCCGGCCGCCTTCGCGCCCATCGCTAATGTCATCATCAAGACTTCGCCGGTATCGTGGCGGCTGCCGCGCACCTTCATCAAGTCGGCGTTGGCGCCAAGATAGCGCGCGCGCATTTCCGGATTGGCCTGAAAACCGCCGGCGCAAAGAATGATCGACCCGCTTTTGATTTCGTATTCTTCTTTGGGATCGGAGACCACGACGCCTTCGATATGCCGGTCGTTGCCGAGCAAGGATTTAACCCGCGACTCGTAGCGCAGATCGACGCCCATGCCCAATGCAATTTCGCGCCATTGTCCCAACTGGCCGAGTCCGCCACCGACGCCGCCGACCGGATGGATCACCAATCCCGGCTCGAAGTAATAACGGCCGTCGATGACCACGTTGGAATCGATTTCCCACTTGATGCCCAACTCGCGCATCCAATGAATCGCCGCGTTAGATTGACTGACCAGCACGTCGGCCAGTGTCTGATCGATGCGGCCGCGGGTAACGCGCTGGAGATCGGCGTGGAACAGCTCGCTTGAATAGGCGGGTAGATTTAGTTTTTGAAAAGTCGCGTCGTCGAGATCGGGCAGGAACCGGCGGATCTCATCCGCGCCGGAAAACACCCAACGAAAACCGGTGTGCGAATAACGCGCGTTGCCGCCAAACTCCGGCTCCGGTGCTTTTTCCAACATGACGACTTTGGGCGCGCCCGCCTGTTTCGCCGCCACGGCGGCTTCGAATGCCGCGCTACCGCCGCCAACAACCACTACGGGGATGTTTTCAGTTCTCACGGTTCAAAATTCTCCATCTTCGATAAAAATTAAATGCGGGGACTATCAGTTCTTTTTATACAAGCCCTGGATGAACCCGGAACTTTCGAGCTTGTTCATGAAAGAGTTGTCGATCAACGTCTCGACGCGCACTTCGGCGATCTTTGGGTTGAGCTGGATCAAAAGTTTTTGCAGCCGCTTCATTCCCTCCACGCTGGTGTGCGGCGCGCGCTCGTAGTTGGTGATCAACGCCTGATAGGACTCCTCGACATCGGCCGGATTGCTCAAACGCAGGTTCGCTGCCAAGAGCCGGCTCACCAGTTCCTTGTTGGCTGGATCGGCGATCATCGCGATCGCCTCGATGGTCGCTTTCAAATAGCCTTCGATCACCTGCGGCTTTGTCGTCGCCGTGCGCCGCGTCGTCACCAGCATGTTCTGCGGCAAGGTCACGCCGGCCGATTTTAAATTATAAAGCAAGGTGAAACCTTTGTTGGCGTAGACCTCGCCCATCGCGCCTCTGAGCGTGGTGGCGTCGACGCTGCCGCTCTCGAGGGCTAAGCGCCGGTTCATTTCCGTCCCCGGTATCGTCAAAAAAAAATCTTTGCTGGATCGATGCTAAGACCCTGGAGCGCCAACATCGACACCAAATGTGAGGTCGAACCGGGACCGCTGACGGCGATCCGCTTGCCGCGCAGATCTTCCGGCTTCTTGATCTCAGGGCGCGTGTTCAGGCGGAAGTCTAGTTTCTGATTGAAGTTGGCGATGCCGACGACTTCAGCGCCGCTGAGACCCGCATTGACGAGATGTCCGGGGCCGATGATCGCGGCATCTATTTCACCTGCAAGCAAAGCAGCGATCGCTAATGGATTGCGCGGCATGAGAATGAACTGCATGTCGACGCCATATTTTTTGAACAAGCCGCGCTCGCGCGCGACCCAGACATGGGTCATGCTTTCGCTGGTCACGCTAGAGGAAAGATTTGATTTTGTCTGCGCGCTTAAAAATTTCGGGACGGATAAGATCGAAAAAAGAACCGCCAACACCAGCCAAAACGCCAACGCAATTCTTGGCGTCTCCGGCCATCGACGCGCTACACACTCCATCAAGTGATTCCTTCTCAACGTCGGGGAGATTCATGAATCTCCCCGACGTTGGCTGCGGATTATTCGGGCTTCTTCTCGCCCAGCGGCACCACGTTGGAAAAGCCATGCTCCGAAATATCGAAGTAGTTACCGTCGATATCGGAGCCGCGGGTTTCGGCATAAGGACGTCCGTTGGGCCGCGCTTTGGGCAGTTTGTTGGGGTTGACCTTTTTCAAGCGCTCGACGATCTTCTCGCCGTTCTCCACTTCGAAACCGAAATGGTACAGACCGTTGGGCGCGTTCTGTTCATGATTGGGCAGGATCGCGAGATTGAAATAACCGTCGGTGAGAAAAATCGCGCCGCCTTCCTCTTTTTCCTTATGCAGCATCTGCATCTCAAAGACGTCCATGTAAAACGTCGCCAGCTTACCGGTATCTTCGGTGCGGATGGCCAGATGGCGTAGTTTAGGCATGAGCTGTCCTCCTTGGAACGGTTGGGAAACGGTTGATAAGTAATTTATTTTTCCGCCGCGCGGGTGATGCCGATGCCGAACGGTTCGGAGCGATTGCCGAACATCACCAGCGGCTCGGTCCCTTTATTGATCAACTGATAATATTCTTTCGCCGCGAAAAATACGATGTCATCTTTTTTCGCCACCCGCTCCCCGCCTTTAAAATCTTTCACCGTACACTCGCCTTGAATGACCAGAAAGGTCTCCGGATTTTGATGGAAGTGCATCGGCGTATCGTCGCCCGGCTCAAAGTAAAGCATCCACGAGCGAAAATTATCCGTGCCGAAGAAATGGCTGTTCTTGATTTTCTGCTCGCGCGCCTGGTCAATCTTCTGCACTAGGTTGAGAAACTCCATGGCACCCTCCCGGTCAATATGAACGAGCCGAACTTATCGCGAGGCGGGTTTGGTTGTCAATTGGAGGGCCAGGGGCAATTGGAGCGATGGAGTAGTGGAGTAATGGGTTTTTCCGGACCCCAACACTCCATTACTCCAATACTCCATCACTCCAACTTTTCCCTCACCGCAACTCCAGCTCGATCTGATCGCGGTCGACGATCATCGGCAGCATCGCTTCGCGAATCGCCTTCTCGCTCACTTCGCCGAAACGTTCTTTGAAACGATCGACGGGCACCACGGCTTTGGCCATGGCGCGGTGGCCGCCGGCGCTGCCGATGTCGTCGTAGAGTTTTTTCATGATCTCGCCGGCGCTTTTGACGTAGCCGACGTTGCGCACGGAAATCACCACGCGGTCATTGACGATGCCCGAAACCACGCCCCAATCGACGCCTTCGATCTGCAAACAGAACTCGGCCATCTGCGGAATCACATCTTCGCGGTTGACCTCGCCCAGGTGAATCACGGCGACGCCGCTGTCGACTTGCAGCCGGCTGAGCGCCCGGCCAAAGGCTTCGAGATCCTCGCGCGGCAACGCCGGTCGCTCGATGCGGGTGATCATCGCCTTGTTGGCGAGCGGATAGAGATAGTTGAAAGCGCTCAAGTCGGCCAAGTTGTTGCCGCGCTCAAGAAACAGCGTGTCGGTCTTGATGCCGTAAACTAATGCCGTGGCCAAACGCTGCGACGGCTCCATGCCGGCGGCGCGCAGATACTCGGTAAAAATCGTCGCCGTCGAGCCGTAACCACTGCGCAGATCGGCGAAGCGCGCTTTGAAATTGGTCCGTTTGGGATGATGATCGACGACCAGATCGACCCGGCCGAGCGGCTGTTCGAAGTAAGGCGGCTGGACGTCGACCAACGCTAAGCGCGCGCCGTCTTTATGCAAGTCTTCAGGCGTGATTCGCTCGATCTGAATTTCCAACAGATCGATCATCGCCAAATTTTCCGGCCGGGTCACCTGGCCGAAGGTGACGATCGGCGTGGTGGCGCGGTTGCGGTTGAGCAATTCGCGCAGCGCCAGAGCGCTGCCGATGGCGTCAGGATCGGGATCGTGCTGCAAGAGAATGTTGATCTTCTCGCCTTCGTCGAACAGCGAACGAATGCGCTCGACCTTTTTAATGTTCAAAGTACCGAGCAGCTGGGCGGCGCAAAACTCCTCGAAGATATCGGCCAACAACAAGTGACGCAGCAGCGCGTCCTCCGGTTCTTTGCTCGGCTTCTTGCCGTTTTTCTCCGAGGTCAAAGAAACGATCGAAATATTCTTGTCTAATTCGCGCAGCAACCTGCATACCGCATGCTGATCGTCGCTGTCGCGCACGAACACCACCGCTTGGTCTACATGGTGCAGTTTGATCTTTTTATAGATGTCATCTTTGTAGAGATCGCCGTGGCGCACCTTGCCGCCTTGGCGCTTGATCCGCCCGGCAATGCGTTGATTGGGCACCAGATAGCGCACGTCGCCCTGTTCGGCGGCAACATTGCGCATAAATTGAAACAACAGATCGTCCTCGCAAATTGCCAGATACTGCATAAGGGTTTCCCTTGGACAGGGAATTATTCTGCGAGCTGAGACGTGAAGACTTTGACGGGGTTGCTTGGGTGCACGAGGTCGAACTGTAGCAGCTAGGCCCGGCTATTTCCAGGGCCACCTTGATCCCAGCCACCACCCACCATATAAGGTGACGATCGATTAAGAAAAAGAGAGCCTGTGAACGAATGATCAACAGCGGTGAAAGAGGCTTTGGACTACCCAAGTTCAGCTTAGCGGAACGGCAGCGGCGTTGGCAGCGCGTGCGCGAGCGCATGGCCCAAGACCACTTGGATGCCATCATCGGTTTCCCCAATCAAAGCCATTGGGACCAGTTTCAAGCGAACATTCGCTATCTAACCCACATCGGCGGACATCAAACTGAAGTCGCCGTGGTCTTTCCCGCAACCAGTGAACCCACCGCGTTTGTCCGCGGCGGCAACGAAATCGAATGGTGGAACATCGCTCAAGACTGGGTCCACGACATCCGTCCCTCACGCCGGGAATGGAGCCCGCCGCTGATTACGCGCATGAAAGAATTGAATTTGCAGAATGGCCGCATCGGCGTCAGCGGTTTGAGCGGTTTGTTGCGCGCGCCCGAAGGTACCGTGGTTTCAGGCATGCTCGATCGGGTGCGTGAAGCCTTTCCCAAGGCGCGGTTTGAAAACGCCACGGAGATGTTGCAGGACGCCCGCTCCGTCAAAGGACCGGAAGAAGTCGCTTGGATGGAACGGGCGGCGGAGATTCTCGATAAAGTCGTCGCCGCGATTCTTGCCAAAGCCAAACCCGGCGTGATGGAAAACGACATGGTGGCGACCATCTGGCAGACGATTATTTCAAATGGCGGCGATTATCCATCGATGACTCATTGGGGCGCCGGCGCCGACGTGCCCTGGGCGTGTCGCATCGCGCCACACCGCCCGCTTCAAGCCGGCGACATGATCAACACCGAACTGGAAGCCAAATATGGCGGCTATGTTTCGCAAACCGTGCAAGCCGCTTGTCTGGGAAAAATTCCAGTGGAATTGAAGCGCGCCTTCGAGGTCAGCGTAAAAGTTTTCGATGAGCTGGTGAAGTTCATGAAGCCGGGCGTGTCCTACCGCGCCGTGGTGGAATTTTATCAGAAGCTCGTGCGCGAAGCCGGATTCATCCCGAAAGGCATGTTGCTGCACGGCCGCGGCATCGGCGAGGACCGGCCGCAGATCACCGGCGAAGTCGAAGGCGATATGTACACCAGCGCTACTTACACGCAGCATCTCGATTTGCCCATGGTCGAAGGCAATGTCTTCGTGCTCAAACCGGGAGCGATGCCGGGCGACGCGCCGGATTCGATCCGCTGTGGCGATACGGTTGTCATCGAAAAAAACGGCGCGCGCCGCCTGGGCAAACGGCCGTTTAGCTTTCCGGAAATTATTTGATCGGGACGGCAAAAATTTTTTTAGTGCAGCGGTTGACGGCTATAGGCAATTTTAGTTAGGTTCCCGTTGTCAGCCATGCGCCTGTCGGAGGAAAATAAAAATGGTCGCGGAAATTCGTTACGGAGTTGAAACCATCGACCATATCGCCATCCCGGTGGGCGATCTGGCAGTCAATCAAGCTTTCTATGTCAACATCCTCGGTTTGAAATTCAAAACCACCCGGCGCAATCCCGACGGTAGCCCGCGCCAAACCTACGTCCTCGCCGGCGAAAATATCATTGGCCTGCACCTGCCCGGCGTCAGCGCGCCGGCTTCGGCGAGCGCCGCGCCGCGCATCGGCGTCGGCGTTTCAGCCGCGCGCTTCGAGCAGGTCGAGCAAAATTTATTGCTCGCTAACCATGCGTTTAGCGGACCGGTGCAACATTCCGCGGACGCGCCGCTAGCGCGCTCGATTTATTTCGACGATCCCGACGGCAACCATCTCGAATTCTGCGTCCGCCGCAAAGAGCCGTCTAGCGAATGCATCAGCCACACGGTCTTCGAAACCCGCAACTTGAAAAAAGCCCTGACCTTTTACTCCGAAGTTCTCGGCACCGGCGCGCCGGTCGCTTGTGGCACAGAAATGATGATCCCAACCCAGAATGGCCAGA
This region includes:
- a CDS encoding CapA family protein; the encoded protein is MTYQSEKGNFTIALAGDTMLTRKLMPFKEEKFLQLRDIFRGADASFANLEGTIHTWDEGTPGITQGTFMTTDPKLLEDLQWLGINLICCANNHAFDYGEDGVLANLKHLDAAGMVHAGSGKNLAEARAPGYLDTPNGRVALVAATATFRPWNQAGEQRPDLRGRPGINPLGFQTTHYVDAAAFEQLQRISRQLGFEKSTERARKHFYSDKELSSANTNELTLLGNRYVLGEGFAIATEASERDLQDNLRWIGEARRQADWVVVSVHCHEFGGPSLLTASTRAELEECADFVTKFAHQAIDAGADIFVSHGPHFPLGIEIYKGKPIFYSVGNLIFQNETVGFFPSDAYERFDLDLKATSADFLDARTNGGKKGHPSDPAYWENMFAVCEFNSNKLREIRIHPIDQGFGRPRPQRGRPVLAEGEVANRVIERVSKLSERYGTKIVKRGNVGVINL
- a CDS encoding HEPN domain-containing protein, whose protein sequence is MASTNDDPPMPTAKTVCSFCGKNQDHVHTIIAGPKVNICDECIDICADILEKSRRDTSVNARGRNQESPPWWPIDRWARRKSGLPAVATDRPQTTEQIAAKFCALCDEPVPLADVFLVRDRWFMCPTCVEAVRALVLGETTEESASAWIAQAEDDLAAARTIADKGDWGYALFFCHETIEKSLKGFLAKSRTSHARATHSVYTLLKWAAEADAMFGGFGPETWSLDTCYYLTRYPVGDPPKRSKEFFNNPAEGSAAIQTAEAVLALSKELVSNFSTVKNAT
- a CDS encoding VOC family protein gives rise to the protein MPKLRHLAIRTEDTGKLATFYMDVFEMQMLHKEKEEGGAIFLTDGYFNLAILPNHEQNAPNGLYHFGFEVENGEKIVERLKKVNPNKLPKARPNGRPYAETRGSDIDGNYFDISEHGFSNVVPLGEKKPE
- the tcuA gene encoding FAD-dependent tricarballylate dehydrogenase TcuA, coding for MRTENIPVVVVGGGSAAFEAAVAAKQAGAPKVVMLEKAPEPEFGGNARYSHTGFRWVFSGADEIRRFLPDLDDATFQKLNLPAYSSELFHADLQRVTRGRIDQTLADVLVSQSNAAIHWMRELGIKWEIDSNVVIDGRYYFEPGLVIHPVGGVGGGLGQLGQWREIALGMGVDLRYESRVKSLLGNDRHIEGVVVSDPKEEYEIKSGSIILCAGGFQANPEMRARYLGANADLMKVRGSRHDTGEVLMMTLAMGAKAAGHWQGAHATPIDSTYPDVEIGSKANRYGYPYGITVNTLGQRFFDEGEARHSYTYAKTGWAVLAQPGALAYQIYDQTTIPLLGTRYEFSTPIEANSIDELAGKIGIEPTVLKHTVTEFNNASRKDVVFDPTKLDGKCTEGITPKKSHWASPIDKPPYWAFSITGGVTFTFGGLQINTQAQVLNTSGNPIRGLFASGDIVGLFFHNYPSCTGQTRNVVFSRLAGRNAAAQGL
- a CDS encoding aminopeptidase P family protein, translating into MINSGERGFGLPKFSLAERQRRWQRVRERMAQDHLDAIIGFPNQSHWDQFQANIRYLTHIGGHQTEVAVVFPATSEPTAFVRGGNEIEWWNIAQDWVHDIRPSRREWSPPLITRMKELNLQNGRIGVSGLSGLLRAPEGTVVSGMLDRVREAFPKARFENATEMLQDARSVKGPEEVAWMERAAEILDKVVAAILAKAKPGVMENDMVATIWQTIISNGGDYPSMTHWGAGADVPWACRIAPHRPLQAGDMINTELEAKYGGYVSQTVQAACLGKIPVELKRAFEVSVKVFDELVKFMKPGVSYRAVVEFYQKLVREAGFIPKGMLLHGRGIGEDRPQITGEVEGDMYTSATYTQHLDLPMVEGNVFVLKPGAMPGDAPDSIRCGDTVVIEKNGARRLGKRPFSFPEII
- a CDS encoding bifunctional oligoribonuclease/PAP phosphatase NrnA, with product MQYLAICEDDLLFQFMRNVAAEQGDVRYLVPNQRIAGRIKRQGGKVRHGDLYKDDIYKKIKLHHVDQAVVFVRDSDDQHAVCRLLRELDKNISIVSLTSEKNGKKPSKEPEDALLRHLLLADIFEEFCAAQLLGTLNIKKVERIRSLFDEGEKINILLQHDPDPDAIGSALALRELLNRNRATTPIVTFGQVTRPENLAMIDLLEIQIERITPEDLHKDGARLALVDVQPPYFEQPLGRVDLVVDHHPKRTNFKARFADLRSGYGSTATIFTEYLRAAGMEPSQRLATALVYGIKTDTLFLERGNNLADLSAFNYLYPLANKAMITRIERPALPREDLEAFGRALSRLQVDSGVAVIHLGEVNREDVIPQMAEFCLQIEGVDWGVVSGIVNDRVVISVRNVGYVKSAGEIMKKLYDDIGSAGGHRAMAKAVVPVDRFKERFGEVSEKAIREAMLPMIVDRDQIELELR
- a CDS encoding extracellular solute-binding protein; this encodes MSMAGSVLMRRQLLLTGLSLLLLASRIVHAQPLIDGAKKEGQVVFYASMEAVSAQRIVASFEKKYPFIKVDATRIGSERMATRLVAEAQARKVRADVVQQSAFDFYGVLQKGIFESYFSPERAAFPPEYRDDKGFWMMPASTLNVIAYNKKMVAPADVPKSFFDLTEPRWKGQLLMDDNESKWMAGMIQYYGEVKAMDLLRKLAGQDIQFRVGHSLLQTLLAAGERAVVVVAFANGVDRLKKEGAPIEWIAAEPVIGLTFGMAVVKDAPHPNAGRLLNDYLLSREGQEVIATAGYHVPRADVASPILKEAPAKTKVIPLPMSMAPRYNEYFQTYRKVMGLK
- a CDS encoding cupin domain-containing protein, encoding MEFLNLVQKIDQAREQKIKNSHFFGTDNFRSWMLYFEPGDDTPMHFHQNPETFLVIQGECTVKDFKGGERVAKKDDIVFFAAKEYYQLINKGTEPLVMFGNRSEPFGIGITRAAEK